Proteins encoded in a region of the Podarcis muralis chromosome 2, rPodMur119.hap1.1, whole genome shotgun sequence genome:
- the YIPF5 gene encoding protein YIPF5 has product MSGFDNFNTDFYQTSYSIDDQAQSYGGDYAGGTYNKQYAGYDYSQQGGYVPPEMMQPQQPYTGQIFQPTQTYTPSSPQSFYGSNFEDEPPLLEELGINFDHIWQKTLTVLHPLKAADGSIMNETDMAGPMVFCLAFGATLLLAGKIQFGYVYGISAIGCLGMFCLLNLMSMTGVSFGCVASVLGYCLLPMIILSSFAIVFSLQGMMGVILAAGIIGWCSFSASKIFISALAMEGQQLLVAYPCALLYGVFALISVF; this is encoded by the exons ATGTCTGGGTTCGACAACTTCAATACAGATTTCTATCAAACAAGTTACAGCATTGATGATCAAGCACAGTCCTATGGAGGAGACTATGCAGGAGGAACATACAACAA ACAGTATGCTGGCTACGACTATTCTCAGCAAGGCGGATACGTCCCTCCAGAGATGATGCAGCCACAACAGCCTTACACTGGCCAGATTTTTCAGCCAACGCAAACATACACTCCATCCTCCCCACAGTCCTTCTATGGAAGCAATTTTGAAGATGAGCCACCCTTACTAGAAG AACTAGGAATCAATTTTGACCACATCTGGCAGAAAACTCTTACAGTATTGCACCCGTTAAAAGCAGCAGATGGCAGCATAATGAATGAAACTGATATGGCAGGGCCCATGGTCTTCTGCCTAGCCTTTGGTGCCACATTATTGCTG GCTGGCAAAATTCAGTTTGGCTATGTGTATGGGATTAGTGCAATCGGATGCTTAGGAATGTTCTGTCTCCTGAATTTAATGAGCATGACGGGCGTTTCGTTTGGCTGTGTTGCCAGTGTGCTAGGATACTGTCTCCTTCCTATGATCATACTTTCCAGCTTTGCAATTGTATTTTCTCTACA GGGTATGATGGGAGTTATTCTTGCTGCTGGAATTATTGGATGGTGTAGCTTTTCAGCTTCCAAAATCTTCATTTCAGCCTTGGCAATGGAAGGACAACAACTTTTAGTAGCATATCCCTGTGCTTTATTATATGGAGTCTTTGCCCTCATTTCTGTGTTTTGA